A region of Carassius auratus strain Wakin chromosome 23, ASM336829v1, whole genome shotgun sequence DNA encodes the following proteins:
- the LOC113041595 gene encoding arf-GAP with GTPase, ANK repeat and PH domain-containing protein 2-like isoform X5 — protein sequence MNSTNKVTHSTAIRAEVRRHESLQKTINKFLKQLERVEDQQLRTGLKVFLHSIQASCANSQEWTLTRAIPELRLVVLGSLRSGKSALVNRFITGSYLPLESHEGGRYKKEVLVEGQNHLLLIREESGPPSAQICNWLDGVILVFSLENEASFQEVYKNYSELSAHRNIAEIPIIAVGTQDKISSTNARVIEDKRVQQLCIDVRRCTYFETCATYGLNVDRVFNEMTHKIVAAKKQAALLASCKSLPNSPSHSGASTPVSGPGQASNGGQSSDYPSSLPSTPVISHKDIRGGASGDGASQRILPRRRTSLFANRRGSDSEKRASDSRSDTSSRSVPIKQGTLWKRSERSLNKEWKKKYVTLSNNGMLMYHSNMNEFLQNAQGKEMDLLRVTVKVPGKRLHRAATPGGPSPGPTLVPAPGVNGLSKDKQSSEGGATSNLLTVEEASRSGLSFHNDQKVKRCPSSVSNKGFSVDSSIEGATSPPLGKDQILSSPMTDRKKKKRNRSINLKGDAAAGQAEAKRKMWKLKSFGSLRNINKTEEESADFIIISSTGQSWHFEAQSQEDRDAWVQAIESQILASLQSCESRNKARRNSQSEAVALQAIRNAKGNDLCVDCGAPNPTWASLNLGALICIECSGIHRNLGTHLSRVRSLDLDDWPSELTKVLSAIGNHTANNIWETCTQGRQKLTPEATREQRESWIRAKYEQRAFVTPLPAQCSEDTMSTWLLKAVIDRDLLRLLLLLAHSTKEVINVPPEGAAQQQHSALHAACQLGDVVMTQLLVWYGSDVKSKDPQGRTALTLARQAGSKECAEILLQHGCPSETSPTSPTPVLSRKSSITSVGRVNSRRRVS from the exons ATGAATAGCACAAATAAAGTTACACACTCGACTGCAATTAGAGCTGAGGTGAGAAGACATGAAAGCTTGCAAAAGACCATAAACAAATTTCTCAAACAGTTGGAGAGGGTTGAGGACCAGCAGCTCAGGACAGGACTAAAGGTCTTTCTACACAGCATTCAAG catcATGTGCCAATAGCCAGGAATGGACCCTAACTCGTGCTATTCCAGAACTGCGATTG GTGGTTCTGGGTAGCCTTCGCAGTGGAAAATCTGCTCTGGTAAACAGATTCATCACAGGAAGTTATCTTCCACTTGAGTCGCATGAGG GTGGAAGGTATAAAAAAGAGGTGCTGGTGGAGGGACAGAATCATTTACTGCTGATCCGAGAGGAATCTGGCCCACCAAGTGCACAG ATCTGCAACTGGCTGGATGGCGTCATCCTAGTTTTTAGTCTGGAAAATGAAGCAAGTTTCCAGGAAGTGTACAAGAACTACAGTGAGCTAAGCGCACATCGTAACATAGCAGAAATCCCTATTATAGCAGTTGGAACGCAAG ATAAGATTAGTAGCACTAATGCCCGTGTGATTGAGGACAAGAGAGTCCAGCAGCTATGTATAGATGTGCGTCGCTGCACTTATTTTGAGACCTGTGCCACATATGGTCTTAACGTGGACAGAGTATTTAATGAAA TGACTCACAAGATTGTCGCTGCCAAGAAGCAAGCCGCCCTTCTGGCCTCCTGTAAATCCCTCCCAAACTCTCCGAGTCACTCAGGGGCCTCGACTCCAGTGTCAGGGCCCGGACAG GCCAGTAATGGGGGTCAGAGTAGTGATTACCCCTCCTCTTTGCCTTCTACCCCTGTGATAAGTCACAAAGACATACGGGGTGGGGCAAGTGGAGACGGGGCCTCGCAAAGAATTCTTCCCCGACGACGGACATCTTTATTTGCG AACCGTCGCGGGAGTGACTCTGAAAAAAGAGCTTCTGATAGCAGAAGTGACACGAGCAGTCGATCAGTTCCTATTAAACAG GGGACTTTGTGGAAACGCAGTGAACGCTCTTTAAATAAGGAGTGGAAGAAGAAGTATGTGACGCTGTCAAACAACGGCATGCTTATGTATCATTCAAATATGAAT GAGTTTTTGCAGAATGCTCAAGGTAAGGAGATGGACTTATTGCGAGTTACAGTGAAGGTGCCAGGAAAGCGTCTTCATCGCGCAGCTACTCCCGGTGGACCGTCCCCTGGCCCTACTCTCGTCCCTGCGCCCGGTGTAAATGGACTCAGTAAAGACAAGCAGTCATCCGAAGGGGGAGCTACAT caaatCTTCTGACTGTAGAAGAGGCGTCAAGAAGTGGTTTGTCCTTTCATAATGATCAGAAGGTGAAACGTTGCCCGTCATCTGTGTCTAATAAAGGCTTCAGTGTGG ACTCGAGCATTGAGGGGGCTACAAGCCCTCCTTTAGGAAAAGACCAGATCCTGTCTTCTCCAATGACTGACCGGAAGAAGAAAAAACGAAACAGAAGTATTAACTTGAAAGGAGACGCAGCGGCTGGGCAGGCCGAGG CCAAGCGCAAAATGTGGAAATTAAAAAGCTTTGGTAGCTTGAGAAACATTAACAAAACAG AGGAGGAGAGCGCAGACTTCATCATCATATCCAGCACAGGACAGAGCTGGCATTTCGAAGCCCAAAGTCAAGAGGACAGGGATGCCTGGGTTCAGGCCATCGAAAGCCAGATCCTTGCAAGTCTACAGAGCTGTGAGAGCAGAAATAAG GCTCGAAGGAACAGCCAAAGTGAAGCTGTTGCCCTGCAGGCCATTCGAAATGCCAAAGGGAACGACCTCTGTGTGGACTGTGGAGCACCAA ATCCAACATGGGCGAGTCTTAATCTTGGTGCTCTAATCTGCATCGAGTGTTCTGGGATACACCGGAACCTGGGGACGCACCTGTCCCGCGTGCGCTCACTAGACCTGGACGACTGGCCCAGTGAACTCACAAAAGTGCTTTCGGCTATAGGCAACCATACGGCCAACAACATTTGGGAGACCTGCACCCAAGGGCGCCAAAAGTTGACACCTGAGGCAACAAG AGAGCAGAGAGAGTCGTGGATCCGTGCCAAATATGAACAGCGGGCATTTGTGACGCCCTTGCCGGCTCAGTGTTCAGAGGACACAATGTCGACTTGGTTGCTTAAAGCAGTAATCGACAGAGACCTTCTCAGACTTCTGCTGCTCCTCGCACACAGCACCAAGGAAGTGATCAACGTCCCACCAGAGGGAGCAGCACAGCAGCAGCACAGCGCTTTACATGCGGCCTGCCAGCTGGGCGACGTGGTCATGACGCAGCTGCTGGTCTGG TATGGCAGTGATGTGAAGTCAAAGGATCCGCAAGGTAGAACCGCACTGACGTTGGCACGCCAAGCCGGCAGCAAAGAGTGTGCTGAGATTCTTCTCCAACACGGCTGCCCCAGTGAGACGTCGCCCACCTCCCCGACACCCGTTCTGTCCCGCAAAAGTAGCATCACCAGTGTTGGACGTGTCAATTCCAGGAGGAGGGTCTCATAA
- the LOC113041595 gene encoding arf-GAP with GTPase, ANK repeat and PH domain-containing protein 1-like isoform X1, translated as MNRTGTSQSKTTYLISLTLVKVETTEENELERSRPALGGAVYSSDGAKHLKHAGSNNEGQEQQKMGEAVELEAGESVKFSVEQEILQSPREDKALFADGVHPQKSMISPSTENGRAREYTGMPQTSFPRDVARHLGDIPVRATQRPVSLLKAHSGGREFKESRENIHASSKSLDRKDSRTRIQSPNSPTPGSFRASWAVSEVKPCDEDLKGAVGMKTPTEGDIIAMRTQSPRAERLKVGSTSLPTPVALISKPQRKGKSRTLDNSDLNCLSEDLLKCKGGQMVTDFRTAQSQGASARDRKMLRFISGIFTKSTQVATSATIVTPVYSTIQRESSEEEASCANSQEWTLTRAIPELRLVVLGSLRSGKSALVNRFITGSYLPLESHEGGRYKKEVLVEGQNHLLLIREESGPPSAQICNWLDGVILVFSLENEASFQEVYKNYSELSAHRNIAEIPIIAVGTQDKISSTNARVIEDKRVQQLCIDVRRCTYFETCATYGLNVDRVFNEMTHKIVAAKKQAALLASCKSLPNSPSHSGASTPVSGPGQASNGGQSSDYPSSLPSTPVISHKDIRGGASGDGASQRILPRRRTSLFANRRGSDSEKRASDSRSDTSSRSVPIKQGTLWKRSERSLNKEWKKKYVTLSNNGMLMYHSNMNEFLQNAQGKEMDLLRVTVKVPGKRLHRAATPGGPSPGPTLVPAPGVNGLSKDKQSSEGGATSNLLTVEEASRSGLSFHNDQKVKRCPSSVSNKGFSVDSSIEGATSPPLGKDQILSSPMTDRKKKKRNRSINLKGDAAAGQAEAKRKMWKLKSFGSLRNINKTEEESADFIIISSTGQSWHFEAQSQEDRDAWVQAIESQILASLQSCESRNKARRNSQSEAVALQAIRNAKGNDLCVDCGAPNPTWASLNLGALICIECSGIHRNLGTHLSRVRSLDLDDWPSELTKVLSAIGNHTANNIWETCTQGRQKLTPEATREQRESWIRAKYEQRAFVTPLPAQCSEDTMSTWLLKAVIDRDLLRLLLLLAHSTKEVINVPPEGAAQQQHSALHAACQLGDVVMTQLLVWYGSDVKSKDPQGRTALTLARQAGSKECAEILLQHGCPSETSPTSPTPVLSRKSSITSVGRVNSRRRVS; from the exons ATGAACCGAACCGGGACGTCACAGTCAAAAACCACCTACCTTATCTCCCTCACACTGGTGAAGGTAGAAACCACTGAGGAGAATGAGCTGGAGAGGTCCAGGCCGGCTTTGGGGGGAGCAGTGTACAGTTCTGATGGAGCGAAACATCTCAAGCATGCTGGGTCCAATAATGAGGGCCAGGAACAGCAGAAAATGGGTGAGGCTGTTGAGCTGGAAGCTGGAGAATCTGTCAAATTCTCAGTGGAACAGGAAATACTCCAAAGCCCAAGGGAGGACAAGGCACTTTTTGCAGATGGTGTTCATCCCCAAAAATCAATGATCTCACCCTCCACAGAAAATGGAAGAGCCAGAGAATATACTGGAATGCCTCAAACCTCTTTCCCCCGAGATGTAGCCAGGCATCTTGGTGACATCCCAGTCCGTGCGACCCAGCGGCCCGTGTCACTCCTTAAAGCTCACAGCGGTGGCCGTGAATTCAAGGAGTCCAGAGAGAACATCCATGCCTCCTCCAAGAGCCTTGACCGTAAGGACAGTCGGACCAGGATCCAGTCCCCAAACAGCCCGACTCCTGGATCTTTTCGGGCATCGTGGGCTGTAAGTGAAGTGAAACCTTGCGATGAAGACCTCAAAGGGGCTGTTGGGATGAAGACGCCCACTGAAGGGGACATCATAGCCATGCGAACCCAAAGCCCTCGAGCTGAGAGATTAAAGGTGGGATCTACATCTCTTCCGACCCCTGTCGCCTTGATTAGCAAGCCTCAACGCAAAGGAAAGAGTCGCACCTTGGACAACAGTGACCTGAACTGTCTGTCTGAGGACCTCCTGAAGTGCAAAGGTGGTCAAATGGTGACAGACTTTAGAACAGCTCAGTCCCAGGGGGCTTCAGCACGTGACCGCAAGATGCTAAGATTCATTAGTGGCATTTTTACCAAGAGCACTCAAGTTGCAACCAGTGCAACCATTGTGACCCCGGTCTATAGCACCATTCAGAGGGAATCCAGTGAGGAAGAAG catcATGTGCCAATAGCCAGGAATGGACCCTAACTCGTGCTATTCCAGAACTGCGATTG GTGGTTCTGGGTAGCCTTCGCAGTGGAAAATCTGCTCTGGTAAACAGATTCATCACAGGAAGTTATCTTCCACTTGAGTCGCATGAGG GTGGAAGGTATAAAAAAGAGGTGCTGGTGGAGGGACAGAATCATTTACTGCTGATCCGAGAGGAATCTGGCCCACCAAGTGCACAG ATCTGCAACTGGCTGGATGGCGTCATCCTAGTTTTTAGTCTGGAAAATGAAGCAAGTTTCCAGGAAGTGTACAAGAACTACAGTGAGCTAAGCGCACATCGTAACATAGCAGAAATCCCTATTATAGCAGTTGGAACGCAAG ATAAGATTAGTAGCACTAATGCCCGTGTGATTGAGGACAAGAGAGTCCAGCAGCTATGTATAGATGTGCGTCGCTGCACTTATTTTGAGACCTGTGCCACATATGGTCTTAACGTGGACAGAGTATTTAATGAAA TGACTCACAAGATTGTCGCTGCCAAGAAGCAAGCCGCCCTTCTGGCCTCCTGTAAATCCCTCCCAAACTCTCCGAGTCACTCAGGGGCCTCGACTCCAGTGTCAGGGCCCGGACAG GCCAGTAATGGGGGTCAGAGTAGTGATTACCCCTCCTCTTTGCCTTCTACCCCTGTGATAAGTCACAAAGACATACGGGGTGGGGCAAGTGGAGACGGGGCCTCGCAAAGAATTCTTCCCCGACGACGGACATCTTTATTTGCG AACCGTCGCGGGAGTGACTCTGAAAAAAGAGCTTCTGATAGCAGAAGTGACACGAGCAGTCGATCAGTTCCTATTAAACAG GGGACTTTGTGGAAACGCAGTGAACGCTCTTTAAATAAGGAGTGGAAGAAGAAGTATGTGACGCTGTCAAACAACGGCATGCTTATGTATCATTCAAATATGAAT GAGTTTTTGCAGAATGCTCAAGGTAAGGAGATGGACTTATTGCGAGTTACAGTGAAGGTGCCAGGAAAGCGTCTTCATCGCGCAGCTACTCCCGGTGGACCGTCCCCTGGCCCTACTCTCGTCCCTGCGCCCGGTGTAAATGGACTCAGTAAAGACAAGCAGTCATCCGAAGGGGGAGCTACAT caaatCTTCTGACTGTAGAAGAGGCGTCAAGAAGTGGTTTGTCCTTTCATAATGATCAGAAGGTGAAACGTTGCCCGTCATCTGTGTCTAATAAAGGCTTCAGTGTGG ACTCGAGCATTGAGGGGGCTACAAGCCCTCCTTTAGGAAAAGACCAGATCCTGTCTTCTCCAATGACTGACCGGAAGAAGAAAAAACGAAACAGAAGTATTAACTTGAAAGGAGACGCAGCGGCTGGGCAGGCCGAGG CCAAGCGCAAAATGTGGAAATTAAAAAGCTTTGGTAGCTTGAGAAACATTAACAAAACAG AGGAGGAGAGCGCAGACTTCATCATCATATCCAGCACAGGACAGAGCTGGCATTTCGAAGCCCAAAGTCAAGAGGACAGGGATGCCTGGGTTCAGGCCATCGAAAGCCAGATCCTTGCAAGTCTACAGAGCTGTGAGAGCAGAAATAAG GCTCGAAGGAACAGCCAAAGTGAAGCTGTTGCCCTGCAGGCCATTCGAAATGCCAAAGGGAACGACCTCTGTGTGGACTGTGGAGCACCAA ATCCAACATGGGCGAGTCTTAATCTTGGTGCTCTAATCTGCATCGAGTGTTCTGGGATACACCGGAACCTGGGGACGCACCTGTCCCGCGTGCGCTCACTAGACCTGGACGACTGGCCCAGTGAACTCACAAAAGTGCTTTCGGCTATAGGCAACCATACGGCCAACAACATTTGGGAGACCTGCACCCAAGGGCGCCAAAAGTTGACACCTGAGGCAACAAG AGAGCAGAGAGAGTCGTGGATCCGTGCCAAATATGAACAGCGGGCATTTGTGACGCCCTTGCCGGCTCAGTGTTCAGAGGACACAATGTCGACTTGGTTGCTTAAAGCAGTAATCGACAGAGACCTTCTCAGACTTCTGCTGCTCCTCGCACACAGCACCAAGGAAGTGATCAACGTCCCACCAGAGGGAGCAGCACAGCAGCAGCACAGCGCTTTACATGCGGCCTGCCAGCTGGGCGACGTGGTCATGACGCAGCTGCTGGTCTGG TATGGCAGTGATGTGAAGTCAAAGGATCCGCAAGGTAGAACCGCACTGACGTTGGCACGCCAAGCCGGCAGCAAAGAGTGTGCTGAGATTCTTCTCCAACACGGCTGCCCCAGTGAGACGTCGCCCACCTCCCCGACACCCGTTCTGTCCCGCAAAAGTAGCATCACCAGTGTTGGACGTGTCAATTCCAGGAGGAGGGTCTCATAA
- the LOC113041595 gene encoding arf-GAP with GTPase, ANK repeat and PH domain-containing protein 1-like isoform X2: MNRTGTSQSKTTYLISLTLVKVETTEENELERSRPALGGAVYSSDGAKHLKHAGSNNEGQEQQKMGEAVELEAGESVKFSVEQEILQSPREDKALFADGVHPQKSMISPSTENGRAREYTGMPQTSFPRDVARHLGDIPVRATQRPVSLLKAHSGGREFKESRENIHASSKSLDRKDSRTRIQSPNSPTPGSFRASWAVSEVKPCDEDLKGAVGMKTPTEGDIIAMRTQSPRAERLKVGSTSLPTPVALISKPQRKGKSRTLDNSDLNCLSEDLLKCKGGQMVTDFRTAQSQGASARDRKMLRFISGIFTKSTQVATSATIVTPVYSTIQRESSEEEASCANSQEWTLTRAIPELRLVVLGSLRSGKSALVNRFITGSYLPLESHEGGRYKKEVLVEGQNHLLLIREESGPPSAQICNWLDGVILVFSLENEASFQEVYKNYSELSAHRNIAEIPIIAVGTQDKISSTNARVIEDKRVQQLCIDVRRCTYFETCATYGLNVDRVFNEMTHKIVAAKKQAALLASCKSLPNSPSHSGASTPVSGPGQASNGGQSSDYPSSLPSTPVISHKDIRGGASGDGASQRILPRRRTSLFANRRGSDSEKRASDSRSDTSSRSVPIKQGTLWKRSERSLNKEWKKKYVTLSNNGMLMYHSNMNNAQGKEMDLLRVTVKVPGKRLHRAATPGGPSPGPTLVPAPGVNGLSKDKQSSEGGATSNLLTVEEASRSGLSFHNDQKVKRCPSSVSNKGFSVDSSIEGATSPPLGKDQILSSPMTDRKKKKRNRSINLKGDAAAGQAEAKRKMWKLKSFGSLRNINKTEEESADFIIISSTGQSWHFEAQSQEDRDAWVQAIESQILASLQSCESRNKARRNSQSEAVALQAIRNAKGNDLCVDCGAPNPTWASLNLGALICIECSGIHRNLGTHLSRVRSLDLDDWPSELTKVLSAIGNHTANNIWETCTQGRQKLTPEATREQRESWIRAKYEQRAFVTPLPAQCSEDTMSTWLLKAVIDRDLLRLLLLLAHSTKEVINVPPEGAAQQQHSALHAACQLGDVVMTQLLVWYGSDVKSKDPQGRTALTLARQAGSKECAEILLQHGCPSETSPTSPTPVLSRKSSITSVGRVNSRRRVS, encoded by the exons ATGAACCGAACCGGGACGTCACAGTCAAAAACCACCTACCTTATCTCCCTCACACTGGTGAAGGTAGAAACCACTGAGGAGAATGAGCTGGAGAGGTCCAGGCCGGCTTTGGGGGGAGCAGTGTACAGTTCTGATGGAGCGAAACATCTCAAGCATGCTGGGTCCAATAATGAGGGCCAGGAACAGCAGAAAATGGGTGAGGCTGTTGAGCTGGAAGCTGGAGAATCTGTCAAATTCTCAGTGGAACAGGAAATACTCCAAAGCCCAAGGGAGGACAAGGCACTTTTTGCAGATGGTGTTCATCCCCAAAAATCAATGATCTCACCCTCCACAGAAAATGGAAGAGCCAGAGAATATACTGGAATGCCTCAAACCTCTTTCCCCCGAGATGTAGCCAGGCATCTTGGTGACATCCCAGTCCGTGCGACCCAGCGGCCCGTGTCACTCCTTAAAGCTCACAGCGGTGGCCGTGAATTCAAGGAGTCCAGAGAGAACATCCATGCCTCCTCCAAGAGCCTTGACCGTAAGGACAGTCGGACCAGGATCCAGTCCCCAAACAGCCCGACTCCTGGATCTTTTCGGGCATCGTGGGCTGTAAGTGAAGTGAAACCTTGCGATGAAGACCTCAAAGGGGCTGTTGGGATGAAGACGCCCACTGAAGGGGACATCATAGCCATGCGAACCCAAAGCCCTCGAGCTGAGAGATTAAAGGTGGGATCTACATCTCTTCCGACCCCTGTCGCCTTGATTAGCAAGCCTCAACGCAAAGGAAAGAGTCGCACCTTGGACAACAGTGACCTGAACTGTCTGTCTGAGGACCTCCTGAAGTGCAAAGGTGGTCAAATGGTGACAGACTTTAGAACAGCTCAGTCCCAGGGGGCTTCAGCACGTGACCGCAAGATGCTAAGATTCATTAGTGGCATTTTTACCAAGAGCACTCAAGTTGCAACCAGTGCAACCATTGTGACCCCGGTCTATAGCACCATTCAGAGGGAATCCAGTGAGGAAGAAG catcATGTGCCAATAGCCAGGAATGGACCCTAACTCGTGCTATTCCAGAACTGCGATTG GTGGTTCTGGGTAGCCTTCGCAGTGGAAAATCTGCTCTGGTAAACAGATTCATCACAGGAAGTTATCTTCCACTTGAGTCGCATGAGG GTGGAAGGTATAAAAAAGAGGTGCTGGTGGAGGGACAGAATCATTTACTGCTGATCCGAGAGGAATCTGGCCCACCAAGTGCACAG ATCTGCAACTGGCTGGATGGCGTCATCCTAGTTTTTAGTCTGGAAAATGAAGCAAGTTTCCAGGAAGTGTACAAGAACTACAGTGAGCTAAGCGCACATCGTAACATAGCAGAAATCCCTATTATAGCAGTTGGAACGCAAG ATAAGATTAGTAGCACTAATGCCCGTGTGATTGAGGACAAGAGAGTCCAGCAGCTATGTATAGATGTGCGTCGCTGCACTTATTTTGAGACCTGTGCCACATATGGTCTTAACGTGGACAGAGTATTTAATGAAA TGACTCACAAGATTGTCGCTGCCAAGAAGCAAGCCGCCCTTCTGGCCTCCTGTAAATCCCTCCCAAACTCTCCGAGTCACTCAGGGGCCTCGACTCCAGTGTCAGGGCCCGGACAG GCCAGTAATGGGGGTCAGAGTAGTGATTACCCCTCCTCTTTGCCTTCTACCCCTGTGATAAGTCACAAAGACATACGGGGTGGGGCAAGTGGAGACGGGGCCTCGCAAAGAATTCTTCCCCGACGACGGACATCTTTATTTGCG AACCGTCGCGGGAGTGACTCTGAAAAAAGAGCTTCTGATAGCAGAAGTGACACGAGCAGTCGATCAGTTCCTATTAAACAG GGGACTTTGTGGAAACGCAGTGAACGCTCTTTAAATAAGGAGTGGAAGAAGAAGTATGTGACGCTGTCAAACAACGGCATGCTTATGTATCATTCAAATATGAAT AATGCTCAAGGTAAGGAGATGGACTTATTGCGAGTTACAGTGAAGGTGCCAGGAAAGCGTCTTCATCGCGCAGCTACTCCCGGTGGACCGTCCCCTGGCCCTACTCTCGTCCCTGCGCCCGGTGTAAATGGACTCAGTAAAGACAAGCAGTCATCCGAAGGGGGAGCTACAT caaatCTTCTGACTGTAGAAGAGGCGTCAAGAAGTGGTTTGTCCTTTCATAATGATCAGAAGGTGAAACGTTGCCCGTCATCTGTGTCTAATAAAGGCTTCAGTGTGG ACTCGAGCATTGAGGGGGCTACAAGCCCTCCTTTAGGAAAAGACCAGATCCTGTCTTCTCCAATGACTGACCGGAAGAAGAAAAAACGAAACAGAAGTATTAACTTGAAAGGAGACGCAGCGGCTGGGCAGGCCGAGG CCAAGCGCAAAATGTGGAAATTAAAAAGCTTTGGTAGCTTGAGAAACATTAACAAAACAG AGGAGGAGAGCGCAGACTTCATCATCATATCCAGCACAGGACAGAGCTGGCATTTCGAAGCCCAAAGTCAAGAGGACAGGGATGCCTGGGTTCAGGCCATCGAAAGCCAGATCCTTGCAAGTCTACAGAGCTGTGAGAGCAGAAATAAG GCTCGAAGGAACAGCCAAAGTGAAGCTGTTGCCCTGCAGGCCATTCGAAATGCCAAAGGGAACGACCTCTGTGTGGACTGTGGAGCACCAA ATCCAACATGGGCGAGTCTTAATCTTGGTGCTCTAATCTGCATCGAGTGTTCTGGGATACACCGGAACCTGGGGACGCACCTGTCCCGCGTGCGCTCACTAGACCTGGACGACTGGCCCAGTGAACTCACAAAAGTGCTTTCGGCTATAGGCAACCATACGGCCAACAACATTTGGGAGACCTGCACCCAAGGGCGCCAAAAGTTGACACCTGAGGCAACAAG AGAGCAGAGAGAGTCGTGGATCCGTGCCAAATATGAACAGCGGGCATTTGTGACGCCCTTGCCGGCTCAGTGTTCAGAGGACACAATGTCGACTTGGTTGCTTAAAGCAGTAATCGACAGAGACCTTCTCAGACTTCTGCTGCTCCTCGCACACAGCACCAAGGAAGTGATCAACGTCCCACCAGAGGGAGCAGCACAGCAGCAGCACAGCGCTTTACATGCGGCCTGCCAGCTGGGCGACGTGGTCATGACGCAGCTGCTGGTCTGG TATGGCAGTGATGTGAAGTCAAAGGATCCGCAAGGTAGAACCGCACTGACGTTGGCACGCCAAGCCGGCAGCAAAGAGTGTGCTGAGATTCTTCTCCAACACGGCTGCCCCAGTGAGACGTCGCCCACCTCCCCGACACCCGTTCTGTCCCGCAAAAGTAGCATCACCAGTGTTGGACGTGTCAATTCCAGGAGGAGGGTCTCATAA